In Brachypodium distachyon strain Bd21 chromosome 2, Brachypodium_distachyon_v3.0, whole genome shotgun sequence, one genomic interval encodes:
- the LOC100824180 gene encoding uncharacterized protein At4g00950, translating to MGTEEAMTRSGKTKAPPSSLPPAPAPALFLVRTRPRNTTATSKVMGVDCSPSPRRPSTPPLRSRVTVPFLWEDAPGKPKLRRPAPQLVFPSAAAASPALVRDHEGGAAVPLKLPPRLQTAAEYSVVSSPSTVLHGPYLGGKTKPPRPRPLRRSESAASRLLSWRKAAAASKSKKGGHDHDAPDASCCSPPGSSASSSSSSSMSYFFDDQSRRSHWRQQADAREESEDGEEDGGAAQGSVRITRFRRNSSLPNITTSRLWASVRKGVKQINPWS from the exons ATGGGGACGGAGGAAGCTATGACGAGGAGCGGGAAGACGAAGGCGCCACCATCGtccctgccgccggcgccggcgcctgcgcTCTTCCTTGTCCGCACGCGGCCGCGTAATACGACGGCGACGAGCAAGGTGATGGGCGTCGACTGCTCCCCGAGCCCGAGGCGCccgtccacgccgccgctccggtCGCGGGTCACGGTGCCCTTCCTCTGGGAGGACGCGCCCGGGAAGCCCAAGCTGCGAAGACCGGCTCCTCAGCTGGTCTTCCcttccgctgccgccgcgagCCCAGCGCTTGTCCGTGACCACGAGGGCGGGGCCGCCGTGCCTCTGAAGCTGCCCCCGCGGCTCCAGACGGCGGCTGAGTACTCGGTTGTTTCGTCCCCcagcacggtgctgcacgGCCCGTACTTGGGCGGCAAGACGAagccgccgaggccgaggccgctGAGGAGGAGCGAGAGCGCGGCGAGCCGGCTGCTTTCTTGGCGGAAGGCTGCGGCTGCCTCCAAGTCCAAGAAAGGCGGCCACGATCACGACGCTCCCGACGCGTCGTGCTGTTCGCCGCCGGGGTCGTCGgcttcctcgtcctcgtcctcgtccatGTCATACTTCTTCGATGACCAAAGCCGTAGATCTCACTGGCGGCAACAAGCCGATGCAAGGGAGGAGTCggaggacggcgaggaggacggcggTGCGGCCCAGGGGTCGGTGAGGATCACCAGGTTCAGGAGGAACAGCAGCCTTCCCAATATCACCACATCGCGTCTCTGG GCCAGCGTCCGCAAGGGCGTCAAGCAGATTAACCCATGGAGCTAA